From a region of the Synechococcus sp. UW69 genome:
- the purN gene encoding phosphoribosylglycinamide formyltransferase: MASGNGSNFEALAQAIQAGELNARIQRLVVNNPGCGAQQRAERLGIPVSVLDHRLLKNRRELDAELVHLFRADQVELVVMAGWMRIVTDVLISGFSERLINIHPSLLPSFRGMDAVGQALEAGVKLTGCTVHIVTEELDAGPILAQAAVPVLDGDDHATLAKRIQEQEHLLLPAALAGLKPTWRQG, encoded by the coding sequence ATGGCATCCGGAAACGGCAGCAACTTCGAAGCCTTGGCCCAAGCAATCCAGGCGGGGGAACTCAATGCACGAATTCAACGGCTGGTGGTGAACAATCCAGGCTGTGGAGCCCAGCAACGCGCCGAACGTCTCGGGATTCCTGTGTCGGTGCTCGACCATCGTCTGCTCAAGAACCGACGCGAGCTGGACGCCGAACTGGTGCACCTGTTCCGCGCCGACCAGGTGGAGCTGGTGGTGATGGCGGGTTGGATGCGGATCGTCACCGATGTCTTAATCAGCGGATTTTCAGAACGCTTGATCAACATCCACCCATCGCTGCTGCCCAGCTTCCGCGGCATGGACGCGGTGGGGCAGGCCTTAGAAGCCGGAGTGAAGCTCACCGGCTGCACGGTTCACATCGTCACCGAGGAGCTGGATGCCGGCCCGATCTTGGCCCAGGCCGCCGTCCCCGTTCTCGATGGTGATGACCACGCCACGCTTGCCAAACGGATCCAAGAACAGGAACACCTGCTCTTGCCGGCTGCCCTCGCTGGCCTGAAGCCAACCTGGCGTCAGGGATAG
- the argC gene encoding N-acetyl-gamma-glutamyl-phosphate reductase codes for MATLKGGRVAVIGASGYGGLQTIRLLQGHPGLSVSFLGGERSAGQRWSSVCSFLPLPDDPMVESADPDRIAACSDFAVLSLPNGLACQLAPQLLERGVRVVDLSADFRYRSLDQWLQVYAKEAGSLNRKDAELCSNAVYGLPEWNGPAIAEAKLVAAPGCFPTASLLPLLPFLKQGLIETNGIVIDAKTGTSGGGRVPKEAMLLAEASESIAPYGVIGHRHTSEIEQMATEVAGQEVRLQFTPHLVPMVRGLLSTVYARLRDPGLTAEDCTTVLDAIYRHHPCVEVLPVGTYPATKWARHTNRALLSVQVDTRTGQLVLMSAIDNLIKGQAGQGVQCLNLMAGLAPETGLPLQSFYP; via the coding sequence ATGGCAACGTTGAAGGGCGGACGGGTTGCTGTCATTGGCGCCTCCGGCTATGGCGGCCTCCAGACCATCCGCCTGCTGCAGGGACACCCGGGTCTTTCCGTCAGTTTTCTCGGCGGTGAACGCAGTGCCGGCCAACGCTGGAGTTCTGTTTGTTCCTTCCTGCCCCTGCCGGATGACCCGATGGTGGAATCGGCAGACCCCGACCGGATTGCGGCCTGCTCCGACTTCGCCGTTCTGAGTCTTCCCAACGGCCTGGCATGTCAATTGGCGCCACAACTGCTGGAGCGGGGTGTGCGGGTTGTGGATCTTTCCGCCGACTTCCGCTACCGCTCCCTCGACCAGTGGCTTCAGGTGTATGCCAAGGAGGCCGGGTCTCTCAATCGAAAGGATGCCGAGCTCTGCAGCAATGCTGTCTATGGCCTGCCTGAATGGAACGGCCCTGCGATCGCCGAGGCGAAGTTGGTGGCGGCTCCCGGATGTTTCCCCACCGCGAGTTTGCTGCCCTTGCTCCCTTTTCTTAAGCAAGGTCTGATTGAGACGAACGGCATCGTGATTGATGCCAAGACCGGCACCTCCGGTGGTGGACGGGTGCCAAAGGAAGCGATGTTGCTGGCGGAAGCCTCTGAATCCATTGCGCCCTACGGCGTGATCGGTCATCGCCACACCTCAGAGATCGAACAGATGGCGACGGAGGTGGCTGGGCAGGAGGTTCGTCTTCAGTTCACTCCGCACCTCGTGCCGATGGTTCGTGGTCTGCTTTCAACGGTGTATGCCCGACTGCGCGACCCCGGCCTCACCGCTGAGGATTGCACCACCGTTCTGGACGCCATCTACAGGCACCATCCCTGCGTTGAGGTGCTCCCAGTGGGCACCTACCCCGCCACCAAATGGGCGCGGCACACGAATCGCGCCCTGCTGTCAGTTCAGGTGGACACCCGCACGGGCCAGCTGGTGTTGATGAGTGCGATCGACAACCTGATCAAGGGCCAGGCGGGGCAGGGCGTGCAATGCCTGAACCTCATGGCTGGCCTCGCGCCTGAGACGGGTCTGCCTCTGCAGTCGTTCTATCCCTGA
- the ribBA gene encoding bifunctional 3,4-dihydroxy-2-butanone-4-phosphate synthase/GTP cyclohydrolase II: protein MAFDAISDALAAIRNGECIVVVDDEQRENEGDLICAAQFATPEAINFMATEARGLICLAMEGQRLDELDLPLMVDRNTDANETAFTVSIDAGIEHGVTTGISAEDRAATIQVALNPATRPAELRRPGHIFPLRARPGGVLKRAGHTEAAVDLSQLAGLSPAGVICEIQNSDGSMARLPELRSYADRWGLKLISIADLIRYRLENERFVRRLAQAQMPSRFGTFQAVGYRNELDGSEHVALIKGEPNALREPVLVRMHSECLTGDAFGSLRCDCRPQLEAALRQIEAEGEGVVVYLRQEGRGIGLINKLKAYSLQEAGLDTVEANERLGFPADLRNYGVGAQILSDLGIHRLRLLTNNPRKIAGLGGYGLQVEERVPLVMDPGVHNADYLAAKREKLGHLFESESPCVVLALAVNVGPESWPTIRLEVEGIAHRHGFSLEALHEPRLLALWDRPQFVWKLSPDGGDASPLLQSLAALAATERVGLMRVPTERMALHPPQNLERVEHQLNELIDMSSDGLIENGPSLLHWTRR from the coding sequence ATCGCGTTTGATGCCATCAGCGATGCCCTCGCGGCGATCCGAAATGGTGAGTGCATTGTCGTGGTGGACGACGAACAGCGGGAGAACGAAGGTGATTTGATCTGCGCAGCCCAGTTCGCAACTCCAGAAGCGATCAACTTCATGGCCACCGAGGCGCGGGGCCTGATCTGTCTCGCCATGGAGGGACAACGGCTGGATGAACTCGATCTTCCGCTGATGGTGGATCGCAACACCGACGCCAACGAAACGGCCTTCACGGTGAGCATCGATGCCGGAATTGAGCATGGGGTGACCACTGGAATCTCCGCCGAAGACCGCGCCGCCACCATTCAGGTGGCGCTCAATCCGGCCACGCGGCCGGCTGAACTGCGCAGACCCGGGCACATCTTTCCCTTACGCGCCCGCCCTGGTGGCGTACTGAAGCGCGCTGGCCACACTGAAGCCGCCGTCGATCTGTCACAGCTGGCAGGCCTCAGCCCTGCGGGGGTGATCTGCGAAATCCAAAACAGCGATGGCTCGATGGCCCGGCTGCCGGAGCTGCGCAGCTACGCCGATCGGTGGGGGCTGAAGCTGATCAGCATTGCGGATCTGATCCGTTACCGGCTGGAGAACGAGCGGTTTGTCCGCCGACTGGCCCAGGCACAGATGCCGAGCCGTTTCGGGACCTTCCAAGCGGTGGGTTATCGCAACGAACTCGATGGTTCTGAACATGTTGCTCTGATCAAGGGCGAGCCGAATGCCCTGCGTGAGCCCGTACTGGTGCGCATGCATTCCGAATGCCTCACCGGTGATGCCTTTGGCTCGCTGCGTTGTGACTGCCGGCCCCAGCTGGAGGCGGCATTGCGCCAGATCGAAGCGGAAGGGGAAGGTGTAGTCGTCTACCTGCGGCAGGAAGGTCGTGGCATCGGCCTGATCAACAAACTGAAGGCCTACAGCCTTCAGGAAGCAGGTTTAGACACCGTTGAAGCCAATGAACGCCTCGGCTTCCCAGCGGATCTCCGCAACTACGGCGTCGGCGCCCAGATTCTCTCTGACCTGGGCATCCATCGGCTGCGCCTGCTCACAAACAACCCGCGCAAGATTGCCGGACTTGGTGGCTATGGCCTTCAGGTGGAAGAGCGGGTGCCGCTGGTGATGGACCCAGGCGTTCATAACGCCGACTACCTAGCGGCCAAGCGGGAGAAGCTCGGACATCTCTTCGAATCTGAGAGTCCTTGTGTGGTTCTGGCGCTGGCGGTGAACGTTGGCCCGGAAAGCTGGCCCACCATTCGCTTGGAAGTGGAGGGAATCGCGCATCGCCATGGCTTCAGCCTCGAGGCCCTGCATGAGCCCCGTCTGTTGGCGCTCTGGGACCGTCCGCAATTCGTCTGGAAACTGTCCCCAGATGGTGGAGATGCCAGCCCTCTGCTGCAAAGCCTGGCGGCCCTGGCGGCTACCGAACGGGTAGGACTTATGCGGGTTCCGACCGAGCGGATGGCACTGCACCCGCCCCAGAATCTTGAGCGGGTGGAGCATCAGCTCAATGAGCTGATCGACATGAGCAGTGACGGACTGATCGAAAACGGCCCGTCACTCCTGCACTGGACGCGGCGCTGA
- the murQ gene encoding N-acetylmuramic acid 6-phosphate etherase gives MALFDPDLQPSSDRGHLLTEQSNQRSSRLDQLDTLELVALFADEDRRPQEAVAAAAPDLAQAVDAVSERLRAGGRLFYLGAGTSGRLGVLDAAECPPTFCSDPEQVQGVLAGGSAALLRSSEGLEDVEAAGRADLEERGFCSKDCLVGIAAGGTTPYVRGGLAFATSIGALAIAMACVPTEQAPLPCDIDIRLLTGPELLTGSTRMKAGTATKLALNTLSTAVMVKLGKVYGNRMVDVAASNSKLVDRSLRILRDLAGVERERGLTLLEDAGGSVKLALLMASADLPVDQACALLQQHDQQLRSALASCGAQLKDLS, from the coding sequence ATGGCCCTGTTTGACCCTGATCTCCAGCCCTCCAGCGACCGCGGCCATCTGCTGACCGAGCAGAGCAATCAGCGCAGTTCACGGTTGGATCAACTCGACACCCTCGAGCTCGTCGCCCTGTTTGCGGACGAGGATCGGCGTCCCCAAGAGGCTGTCGCCGCGGCCGCTCCTGACCTTGCTCAGGCCGTTGATGCCGTTTCTGAGCGACTTCGTGCCGGCGGTCGTCTCTTCTATCTCGGTGCTGGCACCTCAGGCCGGCTGGGGGTCTTGGACGCCGCGGAGTGCCCACCCACTTTTTGCAGTGATCCCGAGCAGGTGCAGGGGGTTCTCGCTGGTGGTTCAGCAGCGCTGTTGCGCAGTTCCGAAGGGCTCGAGGATGTTGAGGCTGCCGGTCGGGCTGACCTGGAGGAGCGGGGGTTTTGCTCCAAGGACTGTCTTGTGGGGATCGCCGCAGGTGGCACCACGCCATACGTTCGCGGCGGCCTGGCGTTTGCGACAAGCATTGGCGCTCTGGCGATTGCCATGGCCTGTGTTCCGACGGAACAGGCTCCCCTTCCCTGCGATATCGACATTCGTCTGCTCACCGGCCCTGAGCTGCTGACTGGATCCACGCGGATGAAGGCCGGCACGGCCACAAAACTTGCCTTAAACACGCTGTCGACCGCCGTGATGGTGAAGCTCGGCAAGGTCTATGGGAATCGGATGGTGGATGTAGCCGCAAGCAACAGCAAGTTGGTGGACCGATCGCTGCGGATCCTGAGGGATCTGGCCGGTGTCGAGCGGGAGCGTGGGCTGACGCTGCTTGAGGACGCCGGCGGATCGGTCAAACTCGCTTTGTTGATGGCGTCTGCTGACTTGCCTGTCGACCAGGCATGTGCGCTGCTTCAGCAGCATGACCAGCAGCTTCGCTCGGCACTGGCCTCCTGCGGAGCTCAGCTGAAGGACCTCAGCTGA
- a CDS encoding peptidylprolyl isomerase: MTKALMDTEAGLIELELFDADAPNTVANFVKLVKDGFYDGLAFHRVIPGFMAQGGCPNSREGARGMAGTGGPGYQIDCEINPQKHQAGTLAMAHAGRNTGGSQFYICHEAQSHLDGVHTVFGHTGNMDVVLKLSNGSRINKVTIQEG, encoded by the coding sequence ATGACTAAGGCCTTGATGGACACCGAAGCAGGCCTGATCGAGCTCGAGCTATTTGATGCCGATGCCCCGAACACTGTCGCCAACTTCGTGAAGCTGGTGAAAGACGGCTTTTACGACGGCCTGGCCTTTCACCGGGTGATCCCAGGTTTTATGGCCCAGGGAGGATGCCCCAACAGCCGTGAGGGCGCCCGCGGTATGGCTGGAACCGGAGGTCCCGGTTACCAAATCGATTGCGAGATCAACCCGCAGAAGCACCAGGCCGGAACCCTCGCCATGGCCCATGCCGGCCGCAACACCGGTGGTTCGCAGTTCTACATCTGCCATGAGGCACAGTCCCACCTCGACGGTGTTCATACGGTGTTTGGCCACACCGGCAACATGGATGTGGTGTTGAAGCTCTCCAACGGCTCCCGGATCAACAAAGTGACGATCCAGGAGGGCTGA
- a CDS encoding DnaJ domain-containing protein — translation MTSTADPDYWSLLGVDPDCTDQQLKRAFRREARRWHPDLNSNDPVAEDRFKLVNEAYAVLSDPRRRDAWQRGGGTGAGVADPFAHGFPDFEDYLDVIFGGGAGRSTAESDMEPDPPFRGDDVRSETRRTEPPVSAPPPPPPVRAVEDLESVVHLTADQALQGTQVELTLDDGTVIELNTPPFAGDGWRLRLEGVAPGGRDHFLQLRVVTEDGLRIDGLRVLYKLLLFPPDAALGCAVDVPTLDGPVTLQVPPGSSSGRLLRLRGRGLQLENERGDQLVEIVVVIPSDLGDAERALYRRLQELASESEQVG, via the coding sequence ATGACATCTACCGCTGATCCTGATTATTGGTCTCTGCTGGGGGTTGATCCCGACTGCACGGATCAGCAGCTGAAACGTGCCTTTCGCCGCGAGGCGCGCCGTTGGCATCCGGATCTGAACAGCAATGATCCCGTTGCTGAGGATCGCTTCAAGCTGGTCAATGAGGCCTATGCGGTGCTCAGTGATCCCCGCCGCCGCGATGCTTGGCAACGGGGCGGTGGTACAGGCGCGGGTGTTGCTGATCCCTTCGCGCACGGGTTCCCCGATTTCGAGGACTATCTCGACGTGATTTTCGGTGGGGGGGCAGGGCGATCAACGGCTGAGTCCGACATGGAGCCGGATCCACCCTTCCGGGGTGATGACGTCAGAAGTGAAACCAGAAGAACTGAACCTCCGGTTTCAGCACCGCCGCCGCCGCCGCCCGTGCGTGCTGTGGAGGACCTCGAATCGGTCGTTCATCTCACCGCTGATCAGGCTCTGCAGGGCACCCAGGTGGAACTCACGCTCGACGACGGCACGGTGATCGAGCTGAACACTCCTCCCTTCGCTGGTGATGGCTGGCGACTTCGGCTTGAGGGTGTCGCCCCGGGTGGTCGTGATCATTTCCTGCAGCTCCGGGTTGTGACCGAAGACGGGCTTCGGATCGATGGTCTTCGCGTGCTCTACAAGCTGCTGTTGTTTCCGCCAGATGCTGCTCTTGGCTGCGCTGTGGATGTGCCCACGCTGGATGGACCCGTGACGCTGCAAGTTCCACCCGGTTCATCGAGCGGACGCTTGCTGCGACTTCGTGGTCGTGGGCTGCAGCTGGAGAACGAACGGGGGGACCAACTGGTGGAGATTGTTGTGGTGATTCCTTCAGATCTGGGCGATGCGGAACGGGCTCTTTATCGCCGCCTTCAGGAACTGGCGAGCGAATCCGAGCAGGTTGGATGA
- a CDS encoding DUF3110 domain-containing protein has product MRVHVLLFDAGTDSEGIHSLEIAGRTVVLLFENPDDAERYAGLLEAQDFPVPTVEALDREDVDLFCREAGYEARVIESGFVPSNDEERLFMAPPQSNRDVSNWKDDTNPDNPIPDNANPEQHAAEPARQGLETEPESNPELDELRRRLEGLL; this is encoded by the coding sequence ATGCGCGTCCACGTCCTGCTCTTTGATGCCGGTACGGATAGTGAAGGCATCCACTCGCTTGAAATTGCCGGACGCACTGTGGTTCTTCTGTTTGAGAACCCCGACGATGCCGAGCGTTATGCCGGCCTTCTGGAGGCGCAGGACTTTCCGGTCCCGACGGTGGAGGCCCTGGACCGAGAAGACGTGGATTTGTTTTGTCGTGAGGCCGGCTATGAGGCCCGCGTGATCGAGTCGGGTTTTGTGCCGAGCAATGACGAGGAGCGCCTGTTCATGGCGCCGCCGCAGAGCAACCGCGATGTGAGCAACTGGAAGGACGACACCAACCCTGATAACCCAATCCCTGACAACGCCAACCCTGAACAACACGCCGCTGAACCTGCGCGCCAGGGACTGGAGACCGAGCCCGAGTCAAATCCTGAACTCGATGAACTGCGTCGGCGGTTGGAGGGCCTGCTCTGA
- the mtnP gene encoding S-methyl-5'-thioadenosine phosphorylase translates to MADLEGARVGVIGGSGLYSIPGLSQVEERAIPTPFGTPSDQLRLGELEGVETVFLARHGRHHQLLPSEVPYRANIWAMRSLGVRWLISLSAVGSLQGHLHPRDMVVPDQFIDRTRQRPSSFFGNGCVAHVSLAEPFCPQLSALLADAAERGLPKGQKLHRGGTYLCMEGPAFSTQAESKLYRSWGCSVIGMTNHTEARLAREAELAYASLSMVTDFDCWHEDHDAVSVEMVISNLQANASATEPILSGLMQQLKQKPPASTAHTALANALITPKDQVPAETRSKLDLFTSPYWGSFDQSSIS, encoded by the coding sequence ATGGCAGATCTCGAGGGAGCCCGGGTTGGCGTCATCGGCGGTAGCGGCCTGTATTCGATTCCCGGCTTAAGCCAGGTGGAAGAACGTGCGATACCAACACCGTTCGGGACGCCATCCGATCAACTGCGATTGGGAGAACTTGAGGGGGTCGAGACCGTCTTCCTGGCCCGCCATGGCCGGCATCACCAGCTGCTGCCCAGTGAAGTTCCCTACCGGGCCAACATCTGGGCGATGCGGTCGCTGGGGGTGCGCTGGTTGATCTCCCTCTCCGCGGTTGGATCACTTCAGGGCCATTTGCATCCGCGGGACATGGTCGTACCGGATCAGTTCATTGACCGCACGCGTCAAAGGCCATCCAGTTTTTTCGGGAACGGCTGTGTGGCTCACGTCAGCCTTGCCGAACCTTTCTGCCCGCAGTTAAGTGCCCTACTGGCCGATGCTGCCGAGAGGGGCTTGCCGAAGGGGCAAAAGCTGCATCGCGGAGGAACGTATCTCTGCATGGAGGGCCCCGCCTTTTCCACCCAGGCCGAAAGCAAGCTCTACCGCTCCTGGGGTTGTTCAGTCATCGGGATGACCAATCACACCGAGGCCCGCCTGGCCCGGGAAGCCGAATTGGCCTATGCCTCCCTGAGCATGGTCACCGACTTTGACTGCTGGCATGAAGACCATGACGCGGTCTCTGTGGAGATGGTGATTAGCAACCTGCAGGCCAATGCCTCGGCCACCGAACCGATCCTGAGCGGTTTGATGCAGCAGCTGAAGCAAAAGCCTCCTGCTTCGACGGCCCACACAGCCCTCGCCAATGCCTTGATCACGCCCAAGGACCAGGTGCCTGCCGAGACCCGATCAAAGCTCGATCTGTTCACCTCCCCTTACTGGGGATCGTTCGATCAGTCCTCCATCAGCTGA